A single window of Arcobacter venerupis DNA harbors:
- a CDS encoding MATE family efflux transporter: MKTNSQNLTTQNIPTLIKQLAIPASVGMFFNTMYNVVDTFYAGLISTQAISALTLSFMIFFLIIGFGYGFSSAITALLGNALGKKRYKLASIYAHKGLIFVPVIGIVLTILGYFAAPYLFMLLGAKDEYLQISLDYINTILFGSIFFMFNFSLNSILVATGDTKSYRNSLIFGFFANIILNPIFIYGFNLGIKGLALATVLIQVINMFYLLYKVLQTKLVHFEKLEYFMPNLRVYKLFITQGLPASLNMLTMSIGSLILTYFVSHYGVQAVAGYGIGYRVEQLMLLPTLGLNTAVLTLVSNNFGAKKYDRVIETLKVSIKYGFIISTIGIITLTILGRFIISLFDSNPVVVDFGVSYLLVEIWIFYAYVVLFICVSTLQAIKEPKMLLYIGLYRQIFAKLIIAYFIVKYFELDFIYLWFGILFMIYSAAIFAYFYTNSLLKKICNKSL, translated from the coding sequence TTGAAAACAAACTCACAAAATCTCACCACTCAAAATATTCCAACATTAATAAAACAACTAGCAATTCCTGCTAGTGTTGGAATGTTTTTTAATACAATGTACAATGTTGTTGATACATTTTATGCAGGATTAATTTCAACTCAAGCTATATCTGCATTAACATTATCTTTTATGATTTTTTTCTTAATAATTGGTTTTGGTTATGGATTTAGTTCAGCAATTACAGCACTTTTAGGAAATGCTCTTGGGAAAAAAAGATATAAACTAGCTTCAATTTATGCCCACAAAGGACTTATTTTTGTGCCAGTAATTGGAATAGTTTTAACTATTCTTGGATATTTTGCAGCTCCTTATCTTTTTATGCTTTTAGGTGCAAAAGATGAATATCTACAAATCTCTCTTGATTATATAAATACCATTTTATTTGGTTCAATATTTTTTATGTTTAACTTCTCTTTAAACTCAATATTAGTAGCAACTGGAGATACAAAATCTTATAGAAATAGTTTAATATTTGGTTTTTTTGCAAATATAATTTTGAATCCTATATTTATTTATGGATTTAATCTTGGAATAAAAGGGCTTGCACTTGCAACTGTTTTAATACAAGTTATTAACATGTTTTATCTGCTTTATAAAGTTTTGCAAACAAAACTTGTTCATTTTGAAAAGCTTGAATATTTTATGCCTAATCTTAGGGTTTATAAACTTTTTATTACTCAAGGATTACCAGCAAGCTTAAATATGTTAACAATGTCTATTGGTTCACTAATTCTTACTTATTTTGTATCTCATTATGGTGTACAAGCAGTTGCAGGATACGGAATAGGGTACAGAGTAGAACAACTTATGCTTTTACCTACACTTGGACTAAATACAGCTGTTTTAACCCTTGTATCAAATAACTTTGGAGCAAAAAAATATGATAGAGTTATTGAAACTTTAAAAGTCTCAATAAAGTATGGATTTATAATCTCAACTATTGGAATAATAACTCTTACAATTTTAGGAAGATTCATAATTTCTTTATTTGATTCAAATCCAGTTGTTGTTGATTTTGGAGTAAGTTATTTACTCGTTGAGATTTGGATATTTTATGCTTATGTAGTTTTATTCATTTGTGTATCAACTCTTCAAGCGATTAAAGAACCTAAAATGCTTTTATACATTGGACTTTATAGACAAATTTTTGCAAAACTAATAATTGCATATTTCATTGTAA